DNA from Bos indicus isolate NIAB-ARS_2022 breed Sahiwal x Tharparkar chromosome 15, NIAB-ARS_B.indTharparkar_mat_pri_1.0, whole genome shotgun sequence:
gtactagaATACAAATCTTTCACTCCCATTGCCTTAATTTCCCAGGAACACAAACTCTGTGCCATACTCTTTCTAGttttaagtcaaaaaaaaaaaaaaatcacccttccAATTTTCCTTCAGGAAAATGCATTAAGACTACAAAGGGAACAATGAAGAGTTAATCCATTGACTTTTGTCTACCCCCTCACCCAAAAAGTAAAAACGTAATTTGGGGTTCCTATTTTCATTGAaggattttttaattaatcaggCAGGGCAATCATGGTGAAGTCTTTTAGTTTTACCTGATTCTATAGATATTTCCTACTAAGAAAAAAATAGGCCAAAATACTAATGAAGGTTTCTCAATGGATGAATCAGCATAGCCAAAACTGGTAAGAAAGGAAACCTCTTGGATGATTTATCCTCTGTTTATGTTTTTGCTAGTAGCCTTACGCTTTTACAGTTCTCCTTGACACAGGCCACATGACAGTGGTCTTGCTTCAGTGTTTGGAAGATGGATTTGAAAAAGCCAGGATGTAGATGAACACTTGCCATCTGCAGCCTTTCCCCCCTAAGTTTTACACTGAGGTACGAAGCGGAGGTATGTCATCCATAGGAATGCTGTCGTGTGCATTTTCTCCACCTGCTGAAGTAGATGAATCATTTGCAGTTGGGTTGTAATAACTAGAGTTCCCAAAACTCATGTCATAAGGTTCCGGTGCATTATCTAATCGCAGAactaaaaaagcaacaaaaaaattgttttatagtGACAGTCTGGAATGCATACTCCCACATCTGCTAGACCATAGGAATTGTTCTGGATGAGCAAATAGTTACATTTTTATGTGATATTTTCAGATACTGGGTTTGAATTTAAATAAGTAGTTATTTATCAAGCCACATTGTTGTTTCTAAAACTAAGAACAGTTTAACTTCCAAAATTTCCCTGCTGGTGGTCCAAACATAAGGAACTAcgggagagatcacaacagaagtCTAGCAATATTTGGTATAAGGAAGTATTGACATGTCTCATTGACTTTTGAATCTTGTGAATTCAGAACCATGTCAACaagttcagaattttttttaaaatttggtcatGTTGTGCatttgtgggatcctagttcctgaccagggctAGAACTTGGGCCCACAGTGATGAAAGCATACagtcctaaccaccagggaattcccaacatgTTCAGAATTTTTACTTCTGGtgttaagtgatttttaaaaagtgagagctttacttttaaaatcagtGTCATTATTTTATTAAGTGTCTTAATATCTTTATGGGTGAGcaatggagaggaaaaaaattgtaaaatcttCTGTTTGCTTCTGATAGATCCAGATTATTGTACACTTAGGGTTTTCTAACTAATAAcatggttagtttttttttttctttccacaaacAACTAATTATTATTTCCTTAATgaccttgaatttatttttatagaaaacttGGAGTGTTCTAGGCTTCTGAATACTAAAACAGTGACTCTTTACTAGCTATATTAGTCATCTAATTATTCAGCTAGGTAGTCTCAGATCCTACCTAGTCCTTAAGGCTTCTGTTTACAAACTGGGCTCCCAGGAGCCTTATGGATTTGAAAGGGGTGACACAAAGTTACCTTGAAACAGTAAAACTGTTGTGATTGAATTATTCCATTATGCCTCAATCACAAATCTTAGATTGTGTAAAGTTGACAGACTGACCTTTTACATGTgataacatttaaagaaaatattatgaagttaaaaaaaaaaaagtttggaagcCCCAAAAGGTTGAAATCCTATCCTTCAATTTCGAAAAGtgctactttttattttctatggaTTGCTGGAAATCCATAAACAGATTTGAAAAGGCCAGGATGTAGATGAACAGAGTTCAGTTAAATTTACAACTAATGGGTTTGCTTTTGAAAATCAGCAATATATCAGTAATGATCCAAACTTATAAAAAATCAACAAGATTTTATCAATAGGACTTAACAGGGGCATTTAACTATATTTTGATGGTAGCAAGAGTCTATTGTGTAAGCCAAAAACCcgattttttttttgtcctgaaatattttttttaaaaagatgagtcaAGCTTTTGAAGTGATTTCATTTCTGTTCTAGTTAATACTGATCACACTCAGTAGTTTATTCTTAGCAGACACATTTCTCATCCATAGATGTgggtgctttttttttccatcacgTGATTGGGAAATTTCTGAATTAAGGTATATGTGACTTTATGTACCCAAATATACAACTCTTCAGAAATTCTTTTTTAGAACCTCATCAACATAATTAATAGACAGctattgtatatgtgtacactTTGTTGTATATGTGTAAACTTTGAAAGAGCATCCAATTAGAACAAATCATTGTTCAAAATCCTGCTACTAAGAGATCCAACAACGATGGAGAATGGCTCCAGCTTTTTGCTTACAAACTGGCAATTTTGTTCTTAATATCATACCATAGTCTTTTCATtggcttctctgatggttcagatggtaaagaaactgtctgccatgcaggagacctggattcgatccttccagggggttggaaagataccctggaggaggaaatggcagcctattccagtattcttgccacactCTTCCTCGACAGAGGAGTGagtggtgggctacatacagtctataagactgcaaagagtcagacacgactgagtgactaacactgtttATAATGCTATGTTTTAGGTTCTGGGATTACTTAAAACCAATTGTGATGTAATAAGCAACAGTTCCAAATGGTTTTACAACTTCACCAACAGGCCCATAGTTATTTTGGCTATGTTCTTTGAGAAAGAGAGTAGATCAGAATAAATCTTTAGTTCGTTTCTGTCATGTGACTCTCTAAATCCCATCTAGATAGTGCAGTGAACATTAGCATCTTCACTTACTTAAAACCAGTGTGTACAGGTGAAGTTCTGAAAGTTGTTTTTACCTGGTTCATTTCTGTCGTCATAAAGTCGCCGATGGGAAAAtgaatctgttttcctttttccacaTAAAAGGTAGCCAACAAGACTAAGCAATGAAGCACCCAGAATAGCACCTAAAATGGCCCCAAATACCACTCCTGTATTTCTGTTCTCTAgaggacaaaggaaaaataatttacacATAGGAAGTAGAAAACAGTTATTCAAAGAATAGAAATACATGTGGATTTTATGTAAGCAAAGTTTAACACATTTCTTTTAAGATAATGGGTATgtatatacagtgtgtgtgtgtgtgtgtgtgtgttataaagTACTGAGTTTTGGGgatgtatccaaaatatatacttCCTGATAAAACTGTACTTCAGAATTTGAATTATGCTGAAACATTCCTAAGCCTTAGTTTTGTAACTGTCTCATTACGTATTAACACCAATAGTACTGAAATGCCATGTGCATTCTCCATTAAGATCTAACTTCTCTGTTGAATTCTATATTGTTTTTAATCATCTCTGAATCACTGATGAACTTTAATGATGAGATAGGCTTTGAGTTTGTTTCTattcaaaagtaaaaagcaaatggGAGTAAGTAGGTGATAGAAATGAATTCACCCCAATGAAAAGgcattatgagaaaaataaatatatcctgatatagaatattttcaaatacagGAAATATACCAAACAAAACAGGATGTTTGCTGTGCTTTGTACATTTCAAACAAATGTGTAGGTCTGTTTCAAGGAATCCAGAATTTCATTCTATCATCCCCTTTAACAAGCACCTTATTTGAAGGCTGTCATCAATAAATCACATAATATTCCCTGAATTCATGCTTAGTGCAatttattttcagctttaaaaaataatttctcaagAAGCTTATTAATTAGGTAGGCAAGGGTTCTTATAGGGTCCCTAATTCTATATCAGACTCCATTTATACACCAAGAAACATGTTGAAATTTATTGACAACAGCAGCACATTTTTTTACTAAGCTGAAAGTGAGACAAAGTTAACtaaattttcttttgattaaaaaacaatGGTAGGATTAAGTACTCaatattctctctatatatatatacatatatatgctgccgctaagttgcttcagtcgtatctgactctgtgcgaccccatagatggcagcccaccaggctctccatccctgggattctccaggcaagaacactggagtgggttgccatttccttctccaatgcatgaaagtgaaaagtgaaagtgaactcactcagtcgtgtccgactcttagcaaccccatggactgcagcctaccaggcccctccgcccatgggattttccaggcaagagtactagagtgggttgccattgccttctccatctatataGTGTTAGAAAGGCAAAACAGAGCATATTTTTTTATGTATGAATGGAAGGATgtcttaaaattatgaaaatatgtgtACATGTAATATATTGGTTGCAATGCTATAGTAATcttgaatttcaaattttaaaacttttcttgtaCACTAACAACAGCTTTCAAATAGGAATTTGTATATATAATTTGTTGTTTATATCACTAACATCTGTAGATAGGTTGTATGGAAATCAATTAGTTCATGGAGGgaaaaaagagtatttttttttaaattcaggaaaCAAAACCATGGTTATATAAacaattttcattatatattggaaatattttctgttttatgttttaaaacttgaCTAATccccaaatgaaaacagaaatgtcCCCATAACACAATTTTCTTGTGATACTCAcagctaaattttatttttatggtgttTAGTAGGTACCAAACCAAAAATCAAGAAGGGTATCCTgttgaatttacttttttaaaatatcagtgttcTAGTCTCCTGTGACTGCAGTATGGTTTCAGATAATTTccaaatttattcatttcattctcttttcaaaacccacatacatatatttttaaacttctgttgCGTTGTATTCCTAAAagcctgggaaatttcatataGTCTTTCTGAGATGCAGTAATATTGTTACAGTGTCTTAAAACTGTACCATTACATCAGTTTCGGTTTCTTTTCAGCTTAACCTATTTCTTATTTTTGCCCACTGTTTCATCACATTCCCATTCAGTAACGACTAGTGTCTATAAGCCCcaaatcccttcactgttcactatGAATATCATGGCTGCTGTTGCAAAATGAGAACCACGTGCACTATTGCACCCTCCTTTTTCTTCTAGAGTGGTGCATTCCTCAGGTGTAATAACTTATTTGGATATTCAATTtcacacaaaaggaaaattaaatccatttatatttacctTCTTGGGGGTCTGACGTATTTGGAAAGATTTTTGAATTATTGGTGAATTTCAGGGTGGGATGTAAAGTTGTTTCTTGATAGACGGTAAACCCCTCCATgctctctctggttgtggtagGCCATCCCTCTGTTACCATGGGGGTCACAGACGTGGTGTTTGGTCCTGAAGGGAGGTTGCTAACTGTAATGGAACTGTTGTCAGGAGCTTTCATAGTATCATTGATGGAAGACAGGGTAAAGTTTTCTGAAGATACAGGAACTGTGGTATTGGGAGGGGCTGAAGCTGGCAGAAGACTGTTATCTGCTATGGATGAGTTCCAAGGCAGTTTAGAAACAAAGCTGTGGGTTGAGGGAGATCTTGGGGAAAGTGTAGGCATGAGGCTTGGACTCCTGGAAGAGTTGTCTGTTGACAGATTACTGTAGAAACCTGTTTCATGTGTTTTATTTGATGGATCCTCAAAAGAGAAATTACTTGCCTTGGGGTTGGaggtttctctattttctttatcTGAGGTTAAATTTGCTTTACTTTCTAAAGGGACAGATtgattttccattgtttttaagTCTTCTGCAGTGCtttctgttgtgtttgttttttgaccTTCTTCCCCATGGCTTCCAAACAGTAGTAAACTAGACAAAATTGAAATCAACAGAATTTTGGCTGAAGTCAACATTGTAATCTTCTTTGGTATTAGTGTTAATATGGagaatctgaaagaaaataataaccatTTGATTTATTAAATGAAGTATTGAGGTTTTTCTTTAATGGATCTACATTTctaaagtgactttaaaaaatatagagacaTAGTACTCAGATGATAGTATCATAACCTTTATTccaaaagtttcttttctttggattttATTAAAACAAGAGTCACTAAGTTCTGTTTGACTGAGTTCTATTTTCTacataatatttctttctttcttcctctagggAAATGCCATATAGAAACTTTTTCAAGCTAGGCattgccattttattatttcCAAGATCATTTAGCTTGGGACAAGTtgaagtatacacacacacacacacacacagtgtatatGGATggctaagtaattttttttaatactataaatATAGGGCATGTAGAGCTTGCTGATTCTTTAACCTATTTAAGGAAACATGTTTCTTATAAAGATGTAATTTGGagtgtttattataaaaattatcttaTCAATTATACACTAAACATACCACTTTAAAGTGAGTCAGTCAGGAACTCCACTTGAAAGTATTTTATTAGTTCTTAATTTGAGTTACTTGAATTTGAGGTTAACATccgttttttttaacattatccTTACTTCATGTAGCCCCTTTTCCTATTAATCCCAAGTTACAGAAAGTCAGAAAAACTCTTAGAATTGGAGATTCTTTCATTGTATCCTCCTCTTGTATAAGTGAAGAATCTGATTGGGAGTATGTGTGGAAAAAGGTACCTAACTAGATCATGGCAGAGTTGGAGTTGGAAACCATGGCTCTGACCTCCAATCCGGGCACATCACATTGCCTCTTAAATGTGGAAGCTCCACAATTCATAGGTAGGAGGATACGGGGGAGAGGTTttgaatttacatttatattGCAAATCTGGCTTCTATatgaaaaacatatgaaaaagaatcATCATGTGAAGCAGTTGTTTTATCAAATCATAATAATCATACTAAATTCATAGTGTTCTGCagactaaatgaaataatttaagtaGAAGTACTTTAAACCATATCTGGTCCAAAGTAAGTGGTTagttaatttccatttcttattattaaaatataacattatttCCATAAGTGTCTTACAGTTTGTAATATCAACTCATTAGATCCTCACAATGATCCCTTGAGACAAAAAAGAGTAGCTcacattatcctcattttgcagatgaataaactgagggtCAGAGTGTCCGGTAATGAAAGCtagtaaatgaaaaaagcagCAGTGAAAGCCAAGTTTGCTGACTCCAACCTAATTAGgtgttaaaattttaagtattttttatttaaaaataattctttaaaaaagttagactatatttgtatttgtgattattttgtttatttatatttcagtCACTTTCTGTGATAATCATGAAAATTCATTTAGAtactaaaaatttttaacataattgGAAAACATATTATTAGTATGCACGTATTACATGAGATGGTTTgcatgttttctcatttaattcttaacaAAAACAATCAAACAGTAAGGAAGAGGGTATTAATCCTACTTTACAGATAgttaaatgggaataaaaaaatgtaaataatgtatTCAAAACACATAGCTAGTAGTTGAAAGATAGGGTTAAGATTCAGACCTTGGCATCAAAATCTCATAATCACTCATCTATATAATAGAAGCTACAAAGGAATATAGATTTGGTATCAACTGGTTTTTAGAACTTTTCCCACAAGTGTTTGCTTAGCAcagattataataataataaaataatccaaattttattttaaccagAGCTCTTGATAACCTCATCTTTTTAATCACTGGTAAAGTAGTGACTTCTACctaactgtgctgtgcttagtcactcagtcatgtccaaagctttacaaccccatggaccgtagcccgccaggttcctctgtccatggaattctccaggcaagaatactggagtaggctgccctgccctcctccaagggtcttcccaacccaggggttgaacccaggtctcccgcattgcaggtagattctttaccgtctgagccaccttctTTGTTTAGTACCTCTTAAACATACTAAAGTACACCTTTATCCTAATTTAGAAATTCCCAGCAGTTGTCGCCATGGTTTCTAAATAAACACTTTTACCTTGTAATTTACAGATTAACATGAACAAAATAGGAATGATTATCCCTAGAACCTGAAGTTCAccaacatttaattaaaatattgcttcACCTAGCACATTTAAAATGCAAtcaatttagtttaaaaatactcAAATGAACCTTTTCAGAAACATCTCTTTCCTGTTAACTGTCAAGTTTATAGTAAACTTTATAgcctctttcactgtctcctgccaTGGATCTGATTCATTTTGCATTGTATTTGGTCACCTGTCTGGTTAGGCAGTTTGATTTGCCTTCCCTAAACCTAGGCTTTCTGATTATTTTGTCTTCCCAAAGAAGCGGTCACCAGAGGGGACCAAAAAACAAACCTTGGCCGTTCATCTAATTTTCTTATAATGTCACATAAGGATTGTTGCAAAGTGCTTTTACTCCCTTCCCGTTATGAGAATCCACTCAAGAGTCAACAAAGTGACTTTTGTTGTTCCTGTTTCACTTTGCCTGTAACATGGAACCACCAAGGGGATCACTCTACCTTTTACCCAGCTTTTGATTATAACTTAAAACCTCAGGTATCAACACCCCTAATGGGCCAAGCAGTCTGTTATGCCTATAATTTATTTCCAGGGAAACAGGAGAAAGTAAAGAGTGGGATAAGACAGTACATTGTGAATGCTATTTGTaatttattcaaaaattaatatacTCGTGGGTGAGGCTTTTGTGAGTATTGATTTGTTCTGTTGTCCCAGAATGGTAACTGGGGACAACTTTGCTTCTGCCCTCTGGCTTCTGAGAGAACCAGGTTGCACCTCCTACTCAGGTCCGCTCATCTTAAAGGGACAGAAGCAGCCAGGAACTGAAGCCATCAGCTTTTCAGAACACTGGCACTGGATTTTTGCTGGGGCATGGACTAAGCAATTTTGGTTAAGTTGTGACCCCAttttcccctggagtaggagacggcaactactccaatattcttttctgaaaaattccatggaaagagaagcctggtggtctacaatccacaaggtcgcaaagagtctgacatgactgagcacagacccCATTCTGAATGGAACAAGGCATATTACAAACAGGGGAGATTAATGTTAGTGGTACAGGAACTCCAGAGGACAATAAAAGAAAtctatattctttataattttctttcagcCTCCTTCTCTAGTTAATATATTTAAACTCTGTTGTCTATTTGCTGTGTAAAGTTACGCTGGATAATGGATTGCGTGCTCCTGTCTTCCAAGTTCATCAGTCAACCAGTTGTATAGTGAAGGCAGAGAGAATGTGGggatgaaagaaagtgaatttggagagagagagagagagaaaaaaacaggaaaaccagatagcatcatttcttctgttctttgCCCCATCTTGCCCTGAGGTAGAAATTCCTAAGAGGAATTTTCAGGatgtagcctgctgctgctgctaagtcacttcagtcgtgtccgacactgtgcaaccccatagatggcagcccaccaggctcccccacccctgggattgtAGCCTAGGAACAGAGATAAGCTCATTATGAACCTGAAAACCTTCCAAGATTAGAATTATTATAAAGggaatagagacagagagagagagaaggatccATCCAATTTGTGATACGTTAAACAAAGATTCTAAGTCCTTCTGAATACATTGAAATGTTTGTATTGCTTCTAAGgcttaataacttttaaaatatactttcagaTAGTgtgagtttcacttttttttttttttaataattcctctatccaaagaaaatgaacgCTATTTTCTCTTGTCTTTGGTGTTGGCACTAAAAAGTGGTTTCACATTACTGCTTTTCTATAGAGGGTTTCAGGAGGTGgtgataaaggaagaaaaaaagaaaacttgtggCTGTTAAGGGAAGCAAATCCACATTCACTGTTCATAAAATTGTTGCCCCTTAATTTTGTAAAGTTATTATTCTGCCCAGCCCTCCTGTTGTAACTGAGTCATACCTATTTTGCACTGAGCTTTAAAAATAAGGACGTACCCTGGTTTGTGTCAAGTAATCAAGCCATGCAAGGGAAGAGGAATAACCATGCTAGTTATTCTAAACTAAACCAAAAtcagaaatgttaaagaaaaccaTTGCTTTAAGCTGCACTGAGAAGATGTATAAAAGCATGTTTCTACATGTAGTGAAACAACTAAAGAATATAttctgtgctgcttctctctcAGTTGTTTGTGATCCTTCTTATTGTAGATCTCAGGCTACCAATTAAGACAGATGAGTTGTGCTTGTCTTAGTCATAAGAAACAGCCTGACATATAGCTGGTATCCCAGGCAGAACTCACACTTTACTCAGAGTGGACTTTCCAGTCTTGCATTGTATTTTGCTTTTCCCTCACTGAAAAAGCCACAGTAAATGAAGACATAAGGAATTATGCTTCTAGAGATGCCTCTTTTATGAGAGGGTTTTAAGGGAGAGAAGACTTAACTAGCCAGAAGGTAGGATTCTATTGAGAACCCATATCATTcactttatttgattttaaaaggaagaaacaaacaaaaaggaaaacatgactTTCCTTCAGGAACTAATACATTTCAAGAGTTTGAGAACATCATTCTAATATAAGACAGAGGAATGTATAAGCCCAGAAGAATAGATAGAATGTCATACTCCCTGCTAACTTGAGCATTTTCAGTCATAAACTTCAATAGTGAAATAATTAGGTTGAAGAGTGTTAAGTTTAGAAAGATTGTGTCTCCAAAAGAAATATTCTGGACCCAAATTCCTGGGTTTTCAGCCTTCTATTGTTTCACTGTTTGTAGAAACAGTCTCTATGGGTTGGTTAGAAGACAGTGGTAAGCAGTATATCGACCTCTCTTTAATAAAAGAATCCTTACACAGccacaaactgaaaataattataagaaaCTTAATGCATATCTTTGATCCATGGGAGGTCTTTTGCAGCAACCGGCTTAGCCTTTTAGATTTCCATTGAGTGCTCTATAGGTACACATACCATGTTAagtaacatatatacacatcattTTGCCAATTTTTGATTAAGAAGATCTTTGGTGAAGATATAAAGTTAATAATTCCTTGCATTAGTAGATTGTTTTCGAAAAGCTGCTGTGTTCTAACACTTCAGCAAGAACCATTGAGCCAAATGCATAATTTAAATCTAAATACTCAGTTTATATTCTCACAGCCACTTCTGCTTTAAACATTTTGAAGCTTTTTACTAAGATCTGACTTAAGGAAATTCGCCCTTGCAATCATGCACATTTGAAGCAAGTTTTTTCTTTAACTCTTCAGCTGGTTTCATCATCTacagaatttggcaataattcTTAAAGTTAACTCACTTAGCACGAGTGCTCATTTGGAAGGTAATTACTTGATGAAACAGCTACCTGTCTTCACAAAGGCTCTCTGTAGGTACTTGCCAGACTGTTCTGCCAAAAGTTCAACTGACTTTGATTCTCTTTGGtaaataagagaaagagagagagggatgaGACCAAGGATCTGATATAATCCAGCATGCACTTACCTTCAGGTCTAGGAGATGTTTACAAACAGGAACTGAAGTATCACAGCCGTCCTGGCCACAATGAGTCTGCCATGCATTAGAGAAAGCAAATGGGTTAAGTGTACAGATGTCCCACTAAGCAGGAGGGTGCCAGAGAAATGAAGTTAGGTGAGGCTAGCTGTATCTTGCTTGTGTAATAGAGCACCCAAGAACCCGACTGACCTGCTTCTCAGCTGTCAGCATGAAGCTATCACCTCATtcaggcctttaaaaaaaaaga
Protein-coding regions in this window:
- the MUC15 gene encoding mucin-15, yielding MLTSAKILLISILSSLLLFGSHGEEGQKTNTTESTAEDLKTMENQSVPLESKANLTSDKENRETSNPKASNFSFEDPSNKTHETGFYSNLSTDNSSRSPSLMPTLSPRSPSTHSFVSKLPWNSSIADNSLLPASAPPNTTVPVSSENFTLSSINDTMKAPDNSSITVSNLPSGPNTTSVTPMVTEGWPTTTRESMEGFTVYQETTLHPTLKFTNNSKIFPNTSDPQEENRNTGVVFGAILGAILGASLLSLVGYLLCGKRKTDSFSHRRLYDDRNEPVLRLDNAPEPYDMSFGNSSYYNPTANDSSTSAGGENAHDSIPMDDIPPLRTSV